ATTTTCTCGGCTACTTCATTCGCTCAGCAGAAAAAGACATTTGTCATTAAGGTCAACCAACCGGCTGCAGAAATACAACCTACCATGTGGGGTGTGTTTTTTGAAGACATTAACCTTGGTGCAGACGGTGGTATTTATGCTGAACTAATCAAGAACCGTTCATTCGAATTCTTTAAACCATTGATGGGATGGAGAGTGGATCAACGTCCTTTTGTTGAAGGCGCAGTTACTGTACAGAACAGGCAGGGAGCAAATCTCCCTAATCCACGTTTCCTGCGTGTGCAATTAAACAATGCAGCAAAAGGAAACCTGAGCATGACGAATGAAGGTTTTCGTGGCATGGGTATTAAAAAAGATCTGCGTTACGATTTCTCGGTGATGTATCGCACTGCAGGGAATGTAAAACTGCATGTTGAATTACTGAATGCGAAGAACCAGGTGATCGGCAACAGTGTTGTTGATGCAACAGCAACAGGGGATGGATGGAAGAAATTAGCAAAGAGTTTTCAATCAACTGATACAGCACAAAAAGGACAGTTCAGAATCTGGTTTGAAGGAACAGGCACAATAGATCTTGATATGATCTCTTTGTTTCCTGAAGATACTTGGAAGAAGCGTCCCGGTGGAATGCGTGCTGATATGATACAGTTGCTGGCAGACATGAAGCCTGGCTTTATCCGTTTTCCCGGCGGTTGTATTGTAGAAGGTTTTGATCTTTCGAATCGTTATCAATGGAAAAAAACGATCGGGCCAATTGAAGAACGTCAGCTCATCATGAACCGTTGGAATATTGAATTCCCTCATCGTCCTGCTCCTGATTATTTCCAAACATTTGGTTTAGGTTTCTTTGAATATTTCCAATTGTCAGAAGATGTAGGTGCAGAAGCATTGCCTATTCTCAACTGTGGCATGGCTTGCCAGTTTAATTCTGCTGAGCTTGTTCCGTTAGATCAACTCGATCCGTATGTACAGGATGCATTGGATCTCATCGAATTTGCCAATGGCGATGTAACAAGCACATGGGGAAGGAAACGTGCAGAGATGGGACATGCAGCTCCATTCAACTTAAAGTTCATTGGTGTTGGTAATGAGAACTGGGGCCCGCAATACATTGAACGTTTAAAGATTTTTCAAAAAGCAATCAAGGATAAATATCCGAACATTAAAATAGTTGCAAGCTCAGGTACAGGACCTGATGGTGATCGTTTTGAATTATTGAATACAGAATTGCGTAAGATGAATACCGATCTTATTGATGAACATTATTACCGCAGTCCTGAATGGTTTTTCAGCAGTGTAAGACGTTACGATAATTATCCAAGAACAGGTTCAAAAGTATTTGCGGGTGAATATGCATCGCATGTTGATAAAACAAATGGTGCACAACGCAACACCTGGCTGGCAGCGATCAGCGAAGCAGCATTCATGACAGGTTTGGAGCGCAATGCAGATGTAGTGAGCATGGCATCTTATGCGCCCCTGTTCTCACATATTGATGGATGGCAGTGGGCACCTGATATGATCTGGGTTGATAATCTCCGCTCTTACGGGTCGCCTACTTACTATGTCCAAAAACTGTTCTCCTTAAATAAAGGTTCAAAAGTTGTTCCGCTTACTTTGAACAATGATGTTGTTGCCGGACAGGATAGTTTGTATGCATCATCTGTAATTGATGCTGCAACAAATGAACTGGTGATCAAGATCGTTAATGCATCAAACATAGAACAGGCAACTATATTATCTGTTGAAGGCGTGAAGAAGTTAGCAGCACAAGGAAAGTTAACGGTGTTGCAAGGCAGCAGTTTAACAGTGGTGAATTCATTCGATCAACCTACAGAGGTATCACCAAGGGAATCAACCATCACAATTAAAAATAAAAAGTTCGATTATACAGCAGCTCCTTATTCATTTTCGGTATTAAGAATAAAACTGCCGTAAGAAAAAGAATGAAGCTTTTTGCAACGATAGTATTTGTGTTAAGTGCGTTAATGATTCATGCGCAGGGCAGGGGCGATTCTGTTGGTACAATTAAACCAATGCGTCAAACATCCGTGCATGATCCGGTGATGATCAAAGAAGGAAACACCTACTATTTGTTTTGTACGGGCTTTGGTATTTCTGTTTTCTCATCAACCGATCTGCAAAACTGGAAAAAAGAAAAACCTGTTTTCGCCACTCCACCGCAATGGGCTGTTGATGCTGTACCTGGTTATCGAGGTCACACATGGGCACCTGATATCAGTTATTACAACGGCAGGTATTATCTCTACTATTCTGTATCAACGTTTGGAAAAAATAATTCCTGCATTGGTGTAGCAGTCAATAAAACATTGAACGCATCATCACCCGACTACAAATGGGAAGACCTGGGTAAAGTAATTGCATCTGTTCCGGGGAAAGACCGTTGGAATGCAATTGATCCTAATCTCATTATTGATGAAAACAAAATGGCATGGCTCAGCTTTGGTTCATTCTGGAGCGGACTTAAATTGGTAAAACTGAATAACGATTTAAAAACGATTGCTCAACCGGATCAAATACTTTCCATTGCTGCAAGATCAAACGGTAATGGAACTGATACAACCGGAGGAAATGCCATTGAAGCACCGTTCATTTTCAAAAAAGGTGAATACTACTACCTGTTCGCATCATGGGATTATTGCTGCCGTGGCGAAAAGAGCAATTATAAAGTAGTAGTGGGAAGAAGTAAACAGGTAACAGGCCCATATCTTGATAAAAATTCTGTAACTATGACCTCCAATGGTGGCACGCTGGTACTCGAAGGCGATGCTAAGGAATGGTTTGGTGCAGGACATAATGCGGTTTATCATGCTGATGGTAAAGACTACATTGTTTATCATGGATATGATTCACTGGATAAAGGACGATCTAAACTATTAATTAACGAACTCGCCTGGGATAAAGAAGGCTGGCCAACATTAAAAAAATAAAACGATCATATGAATTTCAAAAAATTATTATTGATGACAACAATTACAACTGCTGCACTCACATCATGTGGCGATGGCGCTGAAAAGAAAAGCGAAGAACCAACAAATGAAAAAGTAACAAAAGTTGCATGGGGTGAAGCTGATGGCAAACCGGTTGACCTCTACACGTTAACCAATGCAAATGGTGTGCAGATTAAGATATCAACGTATGGTGGTGTTGTTACATCATGGGTTACACCTGATAAATCCGGTAACAAGAGTAATGTTGTGTTAGGTTTTGATAGCCTGAGTGGTTATTTGGCTAAGCCTCCTTACTTCGGTGCCATCATAGGCCGTTACGGAAACCGTATTGGCAAAGGAACATTTAAGATCGATACAACAACGTATCAACTTGCAACCAACAATGGTGCAAATCATTTGCATGGTGGTAACAAAGGATACGACAAAGTTGTTTGGGATGCAAAACCTGCTGACAGCACTGCTTCATTAACGCTTACCTATTTAAGCAAAGATGGAGAAGAAGGTTATCCCGGTAATCTCAACATCACTGTTGTTTATACACTCACTGATGATAATGAGTTATTGATCGATTATACTGCAGAAACAGATAAAGCAACTGTTGTGAATTTAACCAACCATAGTTATTTTAATTTAACAGGTGATGTAAACAATACCATTCTTGATCATCAACTTCAGATCAATGCCGATAAATATACTCCTGTTGATGCAGGATTAATTCCAACAGGTGAGTTGAAAGATGTAAAAGGAACTCCATTTGATTTCTTACAACCACATAAAATTGGTGAACGCATTGCTGCTGTTGAAGGTGGCTACGATCACAACTTTGTTTTAACACGTAGTGGAAGCGATCTTGAATTGGTTGCAACGTTGAGTGATTCTGTAAGCGGACGTAAACTGGA
The DNA window shown above is from Lacibacter sp. H375 and carries:
- a CDS encoding aldose epimerase family protein — encoded protein: MNFKKLLLMTTITTAALTSCGDGAEKKSEEPTNEKVTKVAWGEADGKPVDLYTLTNANGVQIKISTYGGVVTSWVTPDKSGNKSNVVLGFDSLSGYLAKPPYFGAIIGRYGNRIGKGTFKIDTTTYQLATNNGANHLHGGNKGYDKVVWDAKPADSTASLTLTYLSKDGEEGYPGNLNITVVYTLTDDNELLIDYTAETDKATVVNLTNHSYFNLTGDVNNTILDHQLQINADKYTPVDAGLIPTGELKDVKGTPFDFLQPHKIGERIAAVEGGYDHNFVLTRSGSDLELVATLSDSVSGRKLEVFTTEPGLQFYSGNFLDGKIKTSDGKSINHRTGLCLETQHFPDSPNKPEFPSTLLKPGEKYHTVTKYKISVN
- a CDS encoding alpha-L-arabinofuranosidase C-terminal domain-containing protein, producing the protein MQYQFNKIFSKRMIIAIAAGFIFSATSFAQQKKTFVIKVNQPAAEIQPTMWGVFFEDINLGADGGIYAELIKNRSFEFFKPLMGWRVDQRPFVEGAVTVQNRQGANLPNPRFLRVQLNNAAKGNLSMTNEGFRGMGIKKDLRYDFSVMYRTAGNVKLHVELLNAKNQVIGNSVVDATATGDGWKKLAKSFQSTDTAQKGQFRIWFEGTGTIDLDMISLFPEDTWKKRPGGMRADMIQLLADMKPGFIRFPGGCIVEGFDLSNRYQWKKTIGPIEERQLIMNRWNIEFPHRPAPDYFQTFGLGFFEYFQLSEDVGAEALPILNCGMACQFNSAELVPLDQLDPYVQDALDLIEFANGDVTSTWGRKRAEMGHAAPFNLKFIGVGNENWGPQYIERLKIFQKAIKDKYPNIKIVASSGTGPDGDRFELLNTELRKMNTDLIDEHYYRSPEWFFSSVRRYDNYPRTGSKVFAGEYASHVDKTNGAQRNTWLAAISEAAFMTGLERNADVVSMASYAPLFSHIDGWQWAPDMIWVDNLRSYGSPTYYVQKLFSLNKGSKVVPLTLNNDVVAGQDSLYASSVIDAATNELVIKIVNASNIEQATILSVEGVKKLAAQGKLTVLQGSSLTVVNSFDQPTEVSPRESTITIKNKKFDYTAAPYSFSVLRIKLP
- a CDS encoding family 43 glycosylhydrolase, whose product is MKLFATIVFVLSALMIHAQGRGDSVGTIKPMRQTSVHDPVMIKEGNTYYLFCTGFGISVFSSTDLQNWKKEKPVFATPPQWAVDAVPGYRGHTWAPDISYYNGRYYLYYSVSTFGKNNSCIGVAVNKTLNASSPDYKWEDLGKVIASVPGKDRWNAIDPNLIIDENKMAWLSFGSFWSGLKLVKLNNDLKTIAQPDQILSIAARSNGNGTDTTGGNAIEAPFIFKKGEYYYLFASWDYCCRGEKSNYKVVVGRSKQVTGPYLDKNSVTMTSNGGTLVLEGDAKEWFGAGHNAVYHADGKDYIVYHGYDSLDKGRSKLLINELAWDKEGWPTLKK